A genomic window from Candidatus Kouleothrix ribensis includes:
- a CDS encoding MFS transporter, translating to MATTSQTIPAQTRIDYAATLDGRSKAVILVGVLLGLLLAALDQTIVSTAMPRIVADLQGIDLLAWVSTAYLLASTAMVPIYGKLSDLYGRKIILLFGIVVFLIGSMLCGIAPTMLMLVVCRAIQGLGAAALTSTAFAVPADLFVPAERPRYQGIFMGVFGLSSVIGPFVGGLLTDGPGWRWVFYVNLPLGLIALAFIIAKMPRMHSGLRAPIDYQGAATLMLTVVPLLLALTLDKATHAWTSPLILGLFALALVGLVLFIATERRAAGPIIPLRLFRIRTFSLITLVSPTIGACLFTAVLFLSLFLVNVLGVSATSAGTTLIPLMGGMVISSIASSQVVQRFGRYKLMVLGGIVLMGLGFWLLTRLNIHTTLADVRLGMIVLGVGLGPVMPTLTLALQNAVPFENIGAATAARQFFQQLGQVLGAAIFGAILASTLTHAIDTNLAPIKAQLPAALAAQFDTSRLKNGAAAEGAGGAQVPVAQKITTQIQQRFDQQRALATSAIRDNDPAAVQALLDNPQTPSQLRALLKAGGVPAAAREQALIELNDTLDLAESEALAQGQALGQAVDTGVKQAFTDSVTQIYWYTLPLVALAFVIALFIPEMPLRRTNAPAPVVAIE from the coding sequence ATGGCAACCACAAGCCAAACCATACCCGCACAGACGCGGATCGACTACGCGGCCACGCTCGACGGGCGCAGCAAGGCTGTTATCCTGGTGGGAGTGCTGCTCGGGCTGCTGCTGGCCGCGCTCGACCAGACGATCGTCTCGACGGCGATGCCGCGGATTGTGGCCGACCTGCAGGGCATCGACTTGCTCGCGTGGGTCAGCACGGCCTACCTGCTGGCCAGCACGGCCATGGTGCCGATCTATGGCAAGCTCTCCGATCTGTACGGCCGCAAAATCATCCTGCTGTTCGGGATCGTTGTGTTTCTGATCGGCTCGATGCTGTGTGGTATTGCGCCTACCATGCTCATGCTGGTGGTCTGCCGCGCCATCCAGGGCCTCGGCGCCGCCGCGCTCACCTCCACCGCCTTCGCAGTGCCGGCCGACCTGTTCGTGCCGGCCGAGCGCCCACGCTACCAGGGCATCTTCATGGGCGTATTCGGCTTGTCCAGTGTGATCGGCCCGTTCGTAGGCGGCCTGCTGACCGACGGCCCTGGCTGGCGCTGGGTGTTCTACGTGAACCTGCCGCTCGGCCTGATCGCGCTGGCGTTCATCATCGCCAAGATGCCGCGCATGCACAGCGGCCTGCGCGCGCCGATCGACTACCAGGGCGCGGCAACCCTGATGCTGACGGTCGTGCCGCTGCTGCTGGCGCTGACCCTCGACAAAGCCACGCATGCCTGGACCTCGCCGCTGATCCTGGGGCTATTCGCGCTGGCGCTGGTTGGGCTGGTGCTGTTCATCGCCACCGAGCGGCGCGCAGCCGGGCCGATCATCCCGCTGCGGCTGTTTCGCATTCGCACCTTCAGCCTGATCACGCTGGTATCGCCAACGATCGGTGCGTGCCTGTTCACTGCGGTGCTGTTCCTATCGCTGTTCCTGGTGAATGTGCTAGGCGTCAGCGCCACCTCGGCCGGCACCACGCTCATCCCGCTCATGGGCGGCATGGTGATCAGCTCGATCGCGTCGTCGCAGGTGGTGCAGCGGTTCGGGCGCTATAAGCTCATGGTGCTGGGCGGGATCGTGCTGATGGGGCTTGGCTTCTGGTTACTGACGCGGCTGAACATACACACCACGCTGGCCGATGTGCGGCTAGGTATGATCGTGCTGGGCGTGGGGCTGGGGCCGGTGATGCCAACGCTGACGCTGGCGCTGCAGAACGCGGTGCCGTTCGAGAATATCGGCGCGGCCACGGCGGCACGCCAGTTCTTCCAGCAGCTTGGCCAGGTGCTGGGCGCGGCGATCTTCGGTGCCATCCTCGCCAGCACCCTGACGCACGCGATCGACACGAACCTGGCGCCGATCAAGGCCCAGCTGCCGGCCGCGCTGGCCGCGCAGTTCGACACCAGCCGGCTGAAGAACGGCGCGGCGGCCGAGGGCGCCGGCGGCGCTCAGGTGCCGGTTGCGCAGAAGATCACTACCCAGATCCAGCAGCGCTTCGATCAGCAGCGCGCGCTGGCCACCAGCGCCATCCGCGACAACGACCCGGCGGCGGTGCAGGCGCTGCTCGATAACCCGCAGACGCCCAGCCAGCTACGCGCGCTGCTGAAGGCCGGCGGCGTGCCAGCGGCGGCGCGCGAGCAGGCGCTGATCGAGCTGAACGATACGCTCGACCTGGCCGAGTCCGAGGCGCTGGCGCAGGGCCAGGCGCTCGGCCAGGCGGTCGATACGGGCGTCAAGCAGGCCTTCACCGACAGTGTGACGCAGATCTACTGGTATACGCTGCCGCTGGTAGCGCTGGCTTTCGTGATCGCGCTGTTCATCCCCGAGATGCCGCTGCGCCGCACTAACGCCCCGGCGCCGGTGGTGGCGATCGAGTAG
- a CDS encoding DMT family transporter translates to MRRSIEGARAPAEGGGLWYGLLGVLGFSLTLPATRVAVGYLDPIVVGLGRALVAALVAAALLLGTRQRRPTGAEWRGLVLVALGVILGFPFLSAWALRQVPAAHGAIVVGLLPLATALVATLRGGERPAPMFWVASLAGSMAVVGFAFASGAGALQLADLALLGAVAAGAVGYAEGGRLARSLGGWQVICWALLLGAPFISVPVGLALWQHGAAAPPLAWACFLYVALISQLLAFFAWYHGLAIGGVARVSQLQLLQPFFTLIASALLLRERVTPATVAVALLVVAAVAAGRRAPVRRG, encoded by the coding sequence ATGCGACGTTCAATCGAGGGCGCGCGGGCGCCGGCCGAGGGCGGCGGGCTGTGGTATGGCCTGCTGGGTGTGCTGGGCTTTAGCTTGACACTGCCGGCCACGCGCGTGGCGGTGGGCTACCTCGACCCGATCGTGGTAGGGTTGGGCCGCGCGCTGGTGGCGGCGCTGGTGGCGGCCGCGCTGCTGCTGGGCACGCGCCAACGCCGGCCGACCGGCGCCGAGTGGCGCGGGCTGGTGCTCGTCGCGCTGGGTGTGATCCTGGGCTTCCCGTTCCTCTCGGCCTGGGCGCTGCGCCAGGTGCCGGCGGCCCACGGCGCGATCGTGGTCGGGCTGCTGCCGCTGGCCACCGCGCTGGTAGCCACGCTGCGCGGCGGCGAGCGCCCCGCGCCGATGTTCTGGGTCGCCAGCCTGGCCGGCAGCATGGCCGTAGTTGGCTTCGCGTTTGCCAGCGGGGCCGGCGCGCTGCAGCTGGCCGACCTGGCGCTGCTGGGGGCGGTAGCGGCCGGGGCAGTCGGCTACGCCGAGGGTGGCCGGCTGGCGCGCTCGCTCGGCGGCTGGCAGGTGATCTGCTGGGCGCTGCTGCTCGGCGCGCCGTTCATTAGCGTGCCGGTGGGCCTGGCGCTCTGGCAGCACGGTGCGGCCGCGCCGCCGCTGGCCTGGGCATGCTTCTTGTATGTCGCGCTGATCAGCCAGCTGTTGGCGTTCTTCGCCTGGTACCACGGCCTGGCGATCGGTGGCGTCGCGCGCGTCAGCCAGCTGCAGCTGCTTCAGCCGTTCTTCACGCTGATCGCCTCGGCGCTGCTGCTGCGCGAGCGCGTGACACCCGCGACTGTGGCGGTGGCGCTGCTGGTGGTGGCGGCGGTGGCGGCCGGCCGGCGCGCGCCAGTGCGGCGAGGCTAA
- the aceB gene encoding malate synthase A: MSKHQYSPGIEVLGTVNDDFATVLTPDALDFVAKLVRTFSARRAELLQKRNVRQAAIDAGTLPDFLPETAAIRKGDWTAAPIPADLIDRRVEITGPVDRKMVINALNSGAKVFMADFEDANSPTWDNNIQGHINLRDAINRTIDYTGPEGKVYSLNQQIATLLVRPRGWHLAEKHLLIDGQPAPGGLFDFGLYFFHNAKTLLAKGSGPYFYLPKLESHLEARLWNDVFVLAQNELGVPQGSIRATVLIETILAAFEMDEILYELRDHSAGLNCGRWDYIFSCIKKFRNHAHVFPDRALVTMTTHFMRSYSLLAIKTCHRRNIHAIGGMSAFIPVKNDPEANDRAFAQVRADKEREASDGHDGTWVAHPGLVPVALEVFNATMPAPNQIERKRADVRVTAKDLLTFADGPISEAGLRTNVSVGVQYIEAWLGGQGAVPINNLMEDAATAEISRAQVWQWIHNPEGKLADGRTIDVPLVRQVLAEELDKIKQRYGAEQYAARNFAQASALFDTLTTSDDFVEFLTLPGYQYLD, translated from the coding sequence ATGAGCAAGCACCAGTATTCCCCAGGTATCGAAGTTCTGGGCACGGTCAACGATGATTTCGCCACGGTACTGACACCTGACGCGCTGGATTTTGTGGCCAAGCTTGTGCGCACCTTCTCGGCCCGCCGCGCCGAGCTGTTACAGAAGCGCAACGTACGCCAGGCCGCGATCGACGCAGGCACACTGCCCGACTTCCTGCCCGAGACCGCCGCGATCCGCAAGGGCGACTGGACCGCCGCACCCATCCCGGCCGACCTGATCGACCGCCGCGTTGAGATCACTGGCCCGGTCGACCGCAAGATGGTGATCAACGCGCTCAACTCGGGTGCCAAGGTGTTCATGGCCGACTTCGAGGACGCCAATTCGCCAACCTGGGACAACAACATCCAGGGCCATATCAACCTGCGCGACGCGATCAACCGCACGATCGATTACACCGGCCCCGAGGGCAAGGTCTACAGCCTCAACCAGCAGATCGCCACACTGCTGGTGCGCCCGCGTGGCTGGCACCTGGCCGAAAAGCACCTGCTGATCGATGGCCAGCCCGCGCCGGGCGGCCTGTTCGACTTCGGCCTGTACTTCTTCCACAATGCCAAAACGCTGCTGGCCAAGGGCAGCGGCCCCTACTTCTACCTGCCCAAGCTCGAAAGCCACCTCGAGGCGCGCCTGTGGAACGATGTGTTCGTGCTGGCGCAGAACGAGCTGGGCGTGCCGCAGGGCTCGATCCGCGCCACCGTGCTGATCGAGACGATCCTGGCGGCGTTCGAGATGGACGAGATCCTCTACGAGCTGCGCGACCACTCGGCCGGGCTGAACTGCGGCCGCTGGGACTACATCTTCAGCTGCATCAAGAAGTTCCGCAACCACGCGCACGTGTTCCCCGACCGCGCGCTGGTGACTATGACCACGCACTTCATGCGCTCGTACTCGCTGCTGGCGATCAAGACCTGCCACCGCCGCAACATCCACGCGATCGGCGGTATGTCGGCCTTCATCCCGGTGAAGAACGACCCCGAGGCCAACGATCGCGCGTTTGCCCAGGTGCGCGCCGACAAAGAGCGCGAGGCCAGCGACGGGCACGACGGCACCTGGGTGGCGCACCCCGGCCTGGTGCCGGTGGCGCTCGAGGTGTTCAACGCGACCATGCCGGCGCCGAATCAGATCGAGCGCAAGCGTGCCGATGTGCGGGTGACGGCCAAGGATCTGCTGACCTTCGCCGACGGCCCGATCAGCGAGGCCGGCCTGCGCACGAATGTGAGCGTGGGCGTGCAGTATATCGAGGCATGGCTGGGCGGCCAAGGCGCGGTGCCGATCAACAACCTGATGGAAGACGCCGCCACGGCCGAGATTTCGCGCGCGCAGGTGTGGCAGTGGATCCACAACCCCGAGGGCAAGCTGGCCGACGGCCGCACGATCGATGTGCCGCTGGTGCGCCAGGTGCTGGCCGAAGAGCTCGACAAGATCAAGCAGCGCTACGGCGCCGAGCAGTACGCCGCGCGCAACTTCGCGCAGGCCAGCGCGCTGTTCGATACGCTCACGACCAGCGATGATTTTGTGGAGTTTCTGACGCTGCCGGGGTACCAATACCTCGATTAA
- a CDS encoding PspC domain-containing protein — protein MNTQFMRSKNDKIIAGVCGGIARYFNIDPTIVRLLFVLAVALGGASPLIYLVLWLVMPEEQAANTLPAATMLPDHPRPVEEWKFDPYTGEPVRK, from the coding sequence ATGAATACCCAGTTTATGCGCAGCAAGAACGACAAGATTATCGCCGGCGTGTGTGGCGGCATTGCGCGCTACTTCAACATCGACCCGACGATCGTGCGCCTGCTGTTTGTGCTGGCAGTGGCACTCGGCGGCGCCAGCCCGCTGATCTACCTGGTGCTGTGGCTGGTAATGCCCGAAGAGCAGGCTGCCAACACGCTCCCGGCGGCGACCATGCTGCCCGATCATCCGCGCCCGGTCGAAGAGTGGAAGTTCGACCCGTACACTGGCGAGCCGGTGCGCAAGTAG
- a CDS encoding LLM class flavin-dependent oxidoreductase: protein MLQPALGVMFRCQYPPELLRAFAGQAERAGFDELWIVEDCFWGGAIASTTAALGATERIAVGLGIMPAVARNPAFVAMELATLARLFPGRLLPGFGHGVAAWMQQVGALPASQLAALEETTLAVRALLRGERYSVGGRHVQLDQVQLDLPPRMIPPVALGVRGPKSLALAGRAADGTILAECAAPAYVAWAREQIARGAAAAGRTEPHRLTVYAWCSVDADGAAARAKLRPVVAATLASAEAGVQLAPLAIAGAARAMAARGEAALCAEMPDPWLDALAVCGTPSEGAAAIERLYSAGADSVVLVPFIDGDPLAQLESIARDLVPLLQRGNA from the coding sequence ATGCTTCAACCGGCGCTTGGCGTGATGTTTCGCTGCCAATACCCACCCGAGCTGTTGCGGGCGTTCGCCGGCCAGGCCGAGCGCGCTGGCTTCGACGAGCTTTGGATCGTGGAGGATTGCTTTTGGGGTGGTGCGATCGCTTCGACCACGGCGGCGCTCGGCGCGACCGAGCGTATCGCGGTTGGCCTCGGGATCATGCCGGCCGTCGCGCGTAACCCCGCGTTTGTGGCGATGGAGCTGGCTACGCTGGCGCGACTGTTCCCCGGCCGGCTGCTGCCGGGCTTCGGCCATGGCGTGGCCGCCTGGATGCAGCAAGTCGGGGCGCTGCCCGCATCGCAGCTGGCCGCGCTCGAAGAGACGACCCTGGCGGTGCGGGCGCTGCTGCGCGGCGAGCGCTATAGCGTGGGCGGGCGGCATGTTCAGCTCGACCAGGTGCAGCTCGACCTGCCGCCGCGCATGATCCCGCCGGTGGCGCTGGGCGTGCGTGGGCCTAAGTCGCTCGCGCTGGCCGGCCGGGCTGCCGATGGAACCATCCTTGCCGAATGCGCGGCCCCGGCCTATGTAGCCTGGGCGCGCGAGCAGATCGCGCGCGGCGCGGCGGCGGCGGGGCGCACCGAGCCGCACCGGCTGACCGTGTACGCCTGGTGTAGCGTCGATGCGGATGGCGCGGCGGCGCGGGCCAAACTGCGGCCGGTTGTCGCAGCCACACTGGCATCGGCCGAGGCAGGGGTGCAGCTGGCGCCGCTGGCCATCGCCGGCGCCGCGCGGGCGATGGCGGCGCGCGGCGAAGCCGCACTATGCGCCGAAATGCCCGACCCATGGCTCGACGCGCTGGCGGTATGCGGTACGCCCAGCGAGGGCGCAGCGGCGATCGAGCGGCTGTATAGCGCCGGTGCCGACTCGGTGGTGCTAGTGCCGTTCATCGATGGCGACCCGCTGGCGCAGCTCGAGTCGATCGCCCGCGATCTCGTGCCCTTGCTGCAGCGCGGCAACGCATGA
- a CDS encoding aminotransferase class V-fold PLP-dependent enzyme has protein sequence MPDRTPTAAHSLPAYRDEFLLRKNITFLNHGSFGACPRPVFAAFQHWEHMLEQQPVEFLGRRISDLLAEARTRLAAYLGTQADSLVYVPNATYGVNIVARALSLQPGDEVLASDHEYGAADRAWRFVCGQRGVRYINQPIGLPLTSAESFVEQLWAGVGPRTRVIFLSQITSPTALIFPLAEVCRRARAAGIMTVIDGAHAPGQIDLALDALGADFYTGNCHKWLCAPKSAGFLYARPACQPLLEPLVVSWGWQAERPSQSPFLDYFEWPGTHNPAAYLATPAAIDWQADRDWPAVRAACHAVLVEVERRMGELTGLAPISPDDMYAQMRTIALPPCDLAALKARLWDEYQIEVPLVGWNGGHYIRVSIQCYNGPADAERLIGALTRILDLG, from the coding sequence ATGCCAGATCGAACACCTACCGCAGCGCATTCACTGCCAGCATACCGCGACGAGTTCTTGTTGCGCAAGAATATCACGTTCCTCAACCACGGCAGCTTTGGCGCCTGCCCGCGCCCGGTGTTCGCGGCCTTCCAGCACTGGGAGCACATGCTCGAGCAGCAGCCGGTCGAGTTCCTGGGTCGCCGGATTAGCGACCTGCTGGCCGAGGCGCGTACGCGGCTGGCAGCCTACCTGGGCACCCAGGCCGACAGCCTGGTGTACGTGCCCAATGCCACCTATGGCGTCAACATCGTCGCGCGCGCGCTTAGCCTGCAGCCCGGCGACGAGGTGCTCGCCTCCGATCACGAGTATGGCGCGGCCGACCGGGCCTGGCGCTTTGTGTGCGGCCAGCGCGGCGTGCGCTACATCAACCAGCCGATCGGCCTGCCGCTCACCAGCGCCGAGTCGTTCGTCGAGCAGCTGTGGGCTGGTGTCGGCCCGCGCACCCGCGTGATCTTCCTCAGCCAGATCACCTCGCCCACCGCGCTGATCTTCCCGCTGGCCGAGGTGTGCCGGCGCGCACGTGCGGCGGGGATTATGACCGTGATCGACGGCGCGCATGCGCCCGGCCAGATCGACCTGGCGCTCGACGCGCTCGGCGCCGACTTCTACACCGGCAACTGCCACAAGTGGCTGTGCGCGCCCAAGAGCGCCGGATTCCTGTACGCGCGGCCGGCCTGCCAGCCCCTGCTCGAGCCGCTGGTCGTCAGCTGGGGCTGGCAGGCCGAGCGGCCCAGCCAGTCGCCGTTCCTCGATTACTTCGAGTGGCCGGGTACGCACAACCCGGCGGCCTACCTCGCCACCCCCGCCGCAATCGATTGGCAGGCCGATCGGGATTGGCCGGCGGTGCGCGCCGCCTGCCACGCGGTACTGGTTGAGGTCGAGCGGCGCATGGGTGAGCTAACCGGCCTGGCGCCGATCAGCCCCGACGATATGTACGCGCAGATGCGCACGATCGCGCTGCCGCCCTGCGACCTGGCTGCGCTCAAGGCGCGCCTGTGGGATGAATACCAGATCGAGGTGCCGCTGGTTGGCTGGAATGGTGGGCACTACATCCGCGTGTCCATCCAGTGCTACAACGGCCCGGCCGATGCCGAGCGCCTGATCGGCGCACTCACGCGCATCCTGGATCTTGGGTAG
- a CDS encoding endonuclease/exonuclease/phosphatase family protein produces MIAQVPKAGVGNAAGRMLVRGLGRALRALAMLYCLGLVILAALWLAGIQGIGLLDLANIFALYLFAPLVLIAPLAWLVRARWLRAAAVLALLAGVALFGPLLIPPSVRTTSGAPLRVATVNLHYELAAAQLPGLLGVIRAQRADVVLLQELSPSAADLIRRELSADYPHQALEPSTSFDGLGVLSRYAIETLPHTEPLAAQLLRVRMPAADVMLMNVSLASPEVKRRRLPLVGWVPGMRYDVGKRSRDIDRLLREVAALDGPLVIAGDFNMSDRERDYQRMAARLHDTYRETNWGLGATFPNRPPFPLIRIDYVWGSGPAVPAATQVICGGASDHCMLVADMQVGAT; encoded by the coding sequence TTGATTGCACAAGTACCCAAAGCCGGTGTGGGCAACGCCGCCGGGCGCATGCTGGTGCGCGGGCTAGGCCGGGCGCTGCGGGCGCTCGCGATGCTCTACTGCCTGGGCCTGGTGATCCTGGCGGCGCTCTGGCTGGCCGGCATCCAGGGCATCGGCCTGCTCGACCTCGCAAATATCTTTGCGCTATACCTGTTTGCCCCGCTCGTGCTGATCGCGCCGCTGGCCTGGCTGGTGCGCGCGCGCTGGCTGCGCGCCGCCGCTGTGCTGGCGCTGCTGGCCGGCGTGGCGCTGTTTGGCCCGCTGCTGATCCCACCGTCTGTGCGCACAACCAGCGGCGCGCCGCTGCGCGTGGCCACGGTGAACCTGCACTACGAGCTGGCGGCTGCGCAGCTGCCCGGCCTGCTCGGGGTGATCCGCGCGCAGCGCGCCGACGTGGTGCTGCTGCAAGAGCTATCGCCGAGCGCCGCAGATCTCATCCGGCGCGAGCTGAGCGCCGATTACCCGCATCAGGCGCTCGAGCCATCGACATCGTTCGACGGCCTGGGCGTGCTTAGCCGCTATGCGATCGAAACACTGCCGCATACCGAGCCGTTGGCCGCGCAGCTGCTGCGCGTACGCATGCCCGCCGCTGATGTTATGCTCATGAACGTTAGCCTGGCATCGCCCGAGGTCAAACGCCGGCGCCTGCCGCTGGTCGGCTGGGTGCCGGGCATGCGCTACGATGTCGGCAAGCGTTCGCGCGATATCGACCGGCTGCTGCGCGAGGTCGCCGCGCTCGACGGGCCGCTGGTGATCGCCGGCGATTTCAACATGAGCGACCGCGAGCGCGACTACCAGCGCATGGCCGCACGCCTGCACGATACCTATCGCGAGACCAACTGGGGCCTGGGGGCGACCTTTCCGAACCGGCCGCCTTTCCCGCTGATTCGAATCGATTATGTCTGGGGCAGCGGCCCGGCTGTGCCGGCGGCTACGCAGGTGATCTGTGGCGGAGCATCCGACCACTGTATGCTGGTGGCCGACATGCAGGTGGGTGCCACGTAA
- a CDS encoding MarR family transcriptional regulator: protein MTDQIIMAQPAEQSRDRLRDLFSFLMQRSAGGMMKVMAEAGLSMPQMVALHLLRNCGPYTISALAGKLSLSLAATSHLVDRMVQQRLVERNEDAQDRRQKQVVISAAGLALLEQLVEARLAKIGPITAALPPELRAQLDQLLDQVLEVLRQEPL, encoded by the coding sequence ATGACAGATCAAATCATTATGGCCCAGCCAGCCGAACAATCGCGCGATCGGCTGCGCGACCTGTTCAGCTTCCTGATGCAGCGCTCGGCCGGCGGCATGATGAAGGTTATGGCCGAGGCTGGCCTATCGATGCCGCAGATGGTCGCGCTGCACCTGCTACGCAACTGCGGCCCGTACACCATCTCGGCGCTGGCCGGCAAGCTCAGCCTATCGCTGGCCGCCACTAGCCACCTGGTCGACCGCATGGTGCAGCAGCGGTTGGTCGAACGAAATGAGGATGCGCAGGATCGGCGCCAGAAACAGGTAGTGATCAGCGCGGCCGGCCTGGCATTGCTCGAGCAGCTGGTCGAGGCGCGGCTGGCCAAGATCGGGCCGATCACCGCAGCCCTGCCGCCCGAGCTACGCGCGCAGCTCGACCAGCTGCTCGACCAGGTGCTCGAGGTGCTGAGGCAAGAGCCGCTCTAG
- a CDS encoding alkaline phosphatase family protein, with product MINQESLDALAAARIDQHHIRPLYADYSFAQIPQTLRRCLGVSTRAGVPFGQRDDLYQTYDAVVLLFIDAFGWRFVEQYAERAPFLRRFLDQGMLATITAQFPSTTAAHVTTIHTGMTCGQSGVFEWFYYEPQLDTIIAPLLFSYAGDSERNTLKGSGADPAVLFPRQTLYHELSRHEVDSFVFHHHTYAHSPFSKQVTAGARVVPYKTLPEAIVNLGRVLERRQRRTYVYLYFDAIDATCHTYGPDSPQLAAEIELFLLAAEHLLMPALARAPGHTLLLQTADHGQTALDPATAIYLNQRVPELTGLLRTSRSGRPLVPAGSSRDMFLYVRDEQLAEAQGLLAHALAGQADVVRTSELIAQGFFGTTTPSPEFMGRVGNLVILPHQGQAVWWYEQGRFAQKFYGSHGGLTRDEMETVLLALPLG from the coding sequence ATGATCAACCAGGAATCGCTCGACGCGCTGGCAGCCGCGCGGATCGACCAGCACCACATCCGCCCGCTATACGCCGACTATAGCTTCGCGCAGATTCCGCAGACGCTGCGCCGCTGCCTGGGTGTGAGCACGCGCGCCGGCGTGCCGTTCGGCCAGCGCGACGACCTGTACCAAACCTACGACGCGGTGGTGCTGCTATTTATCGATGCCTTCGGCTGGCGCTTTGTCGAGCAGTATGCCGAACGTGCGCCATTCCTACGGCGCTTTCTCGATCAAGGCATGCTCGCCACGATCACGGCCCAGTTCCCCTCGACCACCGCCGCGCACGTGACCACCATCCACACCGGGATGACTTGCGGCCAGAGCGGCGTGTTCGAGTGGTTCTACTACGAGCCGCAGCTCGATACGATCATCGCACCGCTGCTGTTCTCGTATGCCGGCGACAGCGAGCGCAATACGCTCAAGGGTAGCGGCGCCGACCCGGCGGTGCTGTTCCCACGCCAGACACTGTATCACGAGCTGAGCCGGCACGAGGTCGACTCGTTCGTGTTCCACCACCACACCTACGCCCACTCGCCGTTCTCGAAGCAGGTGACGGCCGGCGCGCGCGTGGTGCCTTACAAGACCTTGCCCGAGGCGATTGTCAACCTGGGCCGCGTGCTCGAGCGGCGCCAGCGCCGCACCTATGTGTACCTGTACTTCGACGCGATCGACGCAACATGCCACACCTACGGGCCTGACTCGCCGCAGCTGGCGGCCGAGATCGAGCTGTTCCTGCTGGCGGCCGAGCACCTGCTGATGCCGGCGCTGGCGCGCGCGCCGGGCCACACGCTGCTGCTGCAAACCGCCGACCACGGGCAGACTGCGCTCGACCCGGCCACGGCGATCTACCTGAATCAGCGCGTGCCCGAGCTGACCGGGCTGCTGCGCACCAGCCGATCGGGCCGGCCGCTGGTACCGGCCGGATCGAGCCGCGACATGTTCCTGTATGTGCGCGACGAGCAGCTGGCCGAGGCACAGGGCCTGCTGGCGCATGCACTCGCAGGGCAGGCCGATGTGGTGCGCACCAGCGAGCTGATCGCACAGGGCTTCTTCGGCACTACCACGCCATCGCCCGAGTTCATGGGCCGTGTCGGCAACCTGGTGATCCTGCCCCACCAGGGCCAGGCGGTCTGGTGGTACGAGCAGGGCCGCTTCGCGCAGAAGTTCTACGGCTCGCACGGCGGGCTGACCCGCGACGAGATGGAGACGGTGCTGCTGGCGCTACCGTTGGGGTAG
- a CDS encoding VOC family protein produces MLGRDRRTDLLHHIEIYVSDLERSVAFWTPFMQFLGYEEDRWSGGMNYVKEGHAYFCFLPAPKQHLGAGYHRKRVGLNHLAFQGNSRAHVDHIAAWVKANGYTTLYEAEYPYASGPNTYALYCEDPDRIKVEVVAPSEA; encoded by the coding sequence ATGTTGGGCCGCGATAGGAGAACGGACTTGCTCCACCACATCGAGATCTATGTCAGTGACCTTGAGAGGTCGGTCGCCTTCTGGACACCATTTATGCAGTTTCTTGGCTACGAAGAAGACCGCTGGTCGGGTGGGATGAACTATGTCAAGGAAGGTCATGCCTACTTCTGCTTCTTGCCCGCACCGAAACAACACCTTGGCGCTGGCTATCACCGCAAGCGAGTTGGCCTGAATCACCTTGCCTTTCAGGGCAACTCCAGGGCGCATGTCGATCACATCGCCGCCTGGGTCAAGGCCAACGGCTACACGACTCTATACGAGGCAGAGTATCCGTATGCCAGCGGGCCAAACACCTACGCCCTGTACTGTGAGGATCCAGACCGTATCAAGGTCGAGGTTGTCGCGCCTAGTGAGGCCTAA